In Actinomycetota bacterium, the DNA window TGCGTCGAAGCGCCCAGGGTCGCCCGCAAGGTGCGCGCGGGGCAGTTCTTCATCCTGCGCGTCAACGGCCTGGGCGAGCGCGTCCCCTTCACCTTCTCCGATTGGTCTGCCGAGGAGGGCTGGATTCGCTTCATCTTCATGCGGGTCGGCAAGACCAGCCACATCCTCTCGCATCTCGAGGCCGGGGACACGCTCTCCGACATCGTAGGGCCGCTTGGTGTCCCGACCCATACGCACGGGCTCGGCCGAGTTGCCGTGATCGGCGGCGGAGTCGGCGCGGCGGTCGCGTACCCCGTGGCCCGCGCCATGGCTGCCGAGGGCAACGAAGTCACCGTCATCCTCGGCGCGCGCAACTCAGACCTGCTCATCCTGCGCGAGCAGTTCGAGGCCCTACCTCTCAAGGAGCTCATCGTCGTGACCGACGACGGCTCTGCTGGCGAGAAGGGTCTTGTGACCGCACCGCTGAAGCGACTCGCCGAGGCGGGCGCGATCGACCAAGCGATGGCGATAGGGCCAGCGATTATGATGAAGTTCTGTGCAGCAACCGCCAAGGAGCACGGCGTCCCGTGCGCCGTCTCGCTCAACCCGATCATGGTCGACGGAACCGGGATGTGTGGCGCCTGTCGGGTGACCGTCGCTGGCCA includes these proteins:
- a CDS encoding sulfide/dihydroorotate dehydrogenase-like FAD/NAD-binding protein; this translates as CVEAPRVARKVRAGQFFILRVNGLGERVPFTFSDWSAEEGWIRFIFMRVGKTSHILSHLEAGDTLSDIVGPLGVPTHTHGLGRVAVIGGGVGAAVAYPVARAMAAEGNEVTVILGARNSDLLILREQFEALPLKELIVVTDDGSAGEKGLVTAPLKRLAEAGAIDQAMAIGPAIMMKFCAATAKEHGVPCAVSLNPIMVDGTGMCGACRVTVAGQTKFGCIDGPDFDGWEVDFEELMSRQRIYVDVEREADAEYSRGCACHL